The genomic region CGACGTGCGGGTCGCAGTGCACGATCGCCAGGCCGTCCTTGATGAACGGGATCGGGGTGAACGACGCCGGATCGGGGATCGCGATCAGGTCGGGGTCCTTGGGCTCCTGGCCCATGGCGCCCACGGCGTAGCCGGCGAATCCGACGCCGTCGGTTGCCAGCATGTCGATGGCCTCGACGGGTACCAGCTTCGCGCACGGCTTTCCGCGGAGGTCGACGAACAGCGCGAGGATGAACTTGGTGCCCGCCGCTTCCGCGCGTTCCGCGAGGGTGTCACTGCCATTGGTCATGTCAGCCCTTGTCTCTTGTCAGGAATCAATGTATCGCGAGAGGAAACATCGTGCAGCGCGAGAAACCCCGGCCAGCGCGTGTGAGTGCGCCGACCGGGGATCGCGTCACATCAGGCAGAAGCCATGTCGTAGGAGGACTCGCGGTGGAACGTGGAGTCGATGCCCTGCTCCTCCTCCTCCGGCGAGATGCGGATGCCCATCGTCTTCTTGATGGCGAAGGCGATGGCGAAGGCCACGACGAACGAGTAGGCCATCACCGCGAAGGCGGCGACCGCCTGCTTCCACAACTGGTCGACGCCGCCGCCGTAGAACAGGCCGTTGACCGCGTTGGGCATGCCCTCACTGGCGAAGAAGCCGATCAGCAGGGTGCCGATGACGCCGCCGACCAGGTGGACGCCGACCACGTCGAGGGAGTCGTCGTAGCCGAACTTCGACTTCAGGCCGACCGCGTAGACGCAGATCGCCCCGGCGATGGCGCCGACGAAGATCGCGCCGACGGGAGTGACCGCACCACAGGCGGGGGTGATCGCGACCAGGCCGGTGATGGCACCGGAGGCCGCGCCAACGCCCGTCACGTGACCGTCCTTGATCTTCTCGACGGCGAGCCAGGCCAGCGTCGCCGCGCATGTCGCGACGAACGTGGTGACCATGACGATGGCCGCCGAATTGCCTGCCGCCAGCGCCGAGCCGCCGTTGAACGCGTACCAGCCGGCCCACAGCAGACCCGCGCCCAACAGTGTCAGCGGCACGTTGTGCGGCTTGCGCAGCTGGCCGAACATCGCGGACTTGCCGAGCACGATCGCCACCGCCAGCGCGGCGGCGCCGGCGTTGATGTGCACCGCGGTGCCACCGGCGAAGTCGATCGCGCCGAGGGTGTTGGCGATCCAGCCACCGACCGAGTTCTCGGTCACCACACCGTCGAACGCGAAGACCCAGTGCGCGACGGGGAAGTAGACCAGCACGGCCCAAACGGTCGCGAACAGCATCCAGGCACCGAACTTCATCCGGTCGGCCACCGCACCCGAGATCAGGGCGACGGTGATGGCTGCGAAGAGGGCCTGGAACAGCGCGAACAAACTGACCGGCAGGCCGGAGATGGTGGTCTGTGTCTCGAGCAGGTCCTTCATGCCGGCGAATTCGGTGAAGCTGCCGACGAAACCGCCGTAGCTGGTGCCGAAGACCATCGAGAAGCCGAAGAGCACCCAGAGCAGGCCGACGATCGCGACCGCGCCGAACGTCATCATCATCATGTTCGTCGAGCTCTTGACTGAGACCATGCCGCCGTAGAACAGCGCCAGTCCCGGAATCATGAGCGTGAGCCCGATGATGCAACACAACATGAATGCCGTGGTGCCTGTATCCACTACGTCCATTTAAAGACTCCGTCCATGGGTACGTTCCTTAGTGTGGCGGCCGCTCATTCGGGCCGTTCACTGGCAGTAACCGATGTTTCTGTTACGTGGACGGTGTTCTCGGGTTTCGACCACGTAACGGGACCGTGCGAAGTTGATGGGAACCTCCCACGTGCGGGTACGCGCCGAACCTGTGCCAGCATCGTGTGGTGAGACGAATCAAGCCCCTGACAACGGTGGTGGTGTTGGTGGCCGTTCTCGTCGGTGGCGGCATCTGGTGGGTGTTCTTCCGGGACCAGCGATCATCGGCGGACTGTGCGCCGGTGAGAGAGCTGCTGTCCTTCAATGAGACTCAGATCAACGCGCTCAACGCCAAGACTCACGTCCCCGAGGAGGGGTCCTATGAGGCCGCGACCGAGCCCAGTGACCTCGACTACCTGGCCTGGTCGGATGGCCTGTCCGATCGTGCCGCCAAGGTGACCGCGGAAGGGCTCGCGGACCAGGCGCAGGAGCTGGCGAAGACGGCCAAGCGCCTGGTCGACGCCAAGATCAGCTACAACTCCCAGACCAGCGCTCCGGGAAGTCCGCCACGGCAGGCCGCGGGGATGATGGTCACCGCGTTCAACGATCAGTACGAGGCGGAGATCAGCCAGCTGGCGGCGGTGTGCCCGGCGTGAACGCCGCGCCCCAGCGGCCGGTGAACGCGATCTGATCGAGCGGTAGTCGCTCGCGGGGACGGGAGTCCCGCTCGACGATCTCGGGGGCCGCGGTGGCGTAGTCACCCAGCACGCCGACCGCGACGACAGCGATCGGTCGCACGTCGTCGGGGATGCCGAACGCCGACCGCGCGGCGTCGACGTCGAACCCCGCCATCGGGTGGGCGATCAGATCCCGCGACACCGCCTCGATGGTGAGGTTCGCGATCGCGGCGCCGGCGTCGACCGCCGAGTACAGGGCGGTCCTCTCGTCGGGTCCCTGATCGGCGCACACCAGGATCAGTGCGCTCGCCGCGTGCGCATACGAGTTACCCCGCTTCAGCGTCGCGGCCAGTGAGGTGAACGTCTCATCGGGTTCGATCTGTCCTCCACCCGTTCCGGTCCGCAACCCGATCACGAAGCGCACCGGTTGCCGGTGTCCCCACGTCGCCGCCCACCGCGCCGCCTCCACGAGCGCCGTGATCTGAGCTGCTGAGACGGTGGAATCGGGGTCGAACGCCCGTGGACTCCACCGGGCCGCGACGTCCGG from Mycolicibacterium sp. YH-1 harbors:
- a CDS encoding ammonium transporter; the protein is MDTGTTAFMLCCIIGLTLMIPGLALFYGGMVSVKSSTNMMMMTFGAVAIVGLLWVLFGFSMVFGTSYGGFVGSFTEFAGMKDLLETQTTISGLPVSLFALFQALFAAITVALISGAVADRMKFGAWMLFATVWAVLVYFPVAHWVFAFDGVVTENSVGGWIANTLGAIDFAGGTAVHINAGAAALAVAIVLGKSAMFGQLRKPHNVPLTLLGAGLLWAGWYAFNGGSALAAGNSAAIVMVTTFVATCAATLAWLAVEKIKDGHVTGVGAASGAITGLVAITPACGAVTPVGAIFVGAIAGAICVYAVGLKSKFGYDDSLDVVGVHLVGGVIGTLLIGFFASEGMPNAVNGLFYGGGVDQLWKQAVAAFAVMAYSFVVAFAIAFAIKKTMGIRISPEEEEQGIDSTFHRESSYDMASA
- a CDS encoding nitroreductase family protein; amino-acid sequence: MSKRATQRPADRLADTRVPIHPDVAARWSPRAFDPDSTVSAAQITALVEAARWAATWGHRQPVRFVIGLRTGTGGGQIEPDETFTSLAATLKRGNSYAHAASALILVCADQGPDERTALYSAVDAGAAIANLTIEAVSRDLIAHPMAGFDVDAARSAFGIPDDVRPIAVVAVGVLGDYATAAPEIVERDSRPRERLPLDQIAFTGRWGAAFTPGTPPPAG